The following coding sequences lie in one Silene latifolia isolate original U9 population chromosome 5, ASM4854445v1, whole genome shotgun sequence genomic window:
- the LOC141657698 gene encoding uncharacterized protein LOC141657698 — protein sequence MKPSLDQVIDRMEELVDEEHWRAEDFEDYSKYYENESKMRSIWRKGVSLGKKMVFTSLVVSSTPFLLPPLVALSAIGFALSLPAGFVIATYACTDKLMNTLLPMPSKPLYLESGTMSSDEEEYKRYDDEVDKGYEEDDDEDVGVGVNELEEDKRKELEKRIELTKEDDRDIRDDRRLMPFPRDEQDTRMGVTEIVEEGGYEEDVAEYMDSEEQILDSTAIPAIVEGIREAEDDISLMEREGIEMPKDSLRAFLVEVGGRNEDNVEQVTEELVFVPPRDARDDDLKNKDLANIDQDELRNETTGLLERIRDEGCNELKQQTSSEKGKSNEIEQNGGIEIKDMRKERGDKKLSVIPEEVKPVAGVVGGEGQTVYEKNEKGNEAGISQAQLVIERTVVVNVKPSGDHTTTDVHQGTGLDEKIGTLILSEVDVMEVADESGFNEVPDQLVDSFNRGEDLAPEGPIDVSIDYHEIRIESMPKSQHDETGVDRESTADIDKDSVNEEKIWEQIHAIRTIIGYKTTPHASCVDELEALYVFTGIELPDSSKDAVDLGDVNEKLHFLMSVVGVK from the exons ATGAAACCAAGTTTGGATCAAGTCATTGACAG GATGGAAGAGCTTGTTGATGAAGAGCACTGGAGGGCTGAAGATTTTGAGGATTACTCGAAATACTATGAGAATGAAAGTAAGATGAGGTCGATATGGAGAAAAGGGGTAAGTTTGGGTAAAAAGATGGTGTTCACAAGCTTAGTAGTCTCGTCCACCCCATTTCTTCTTCCTCCTTTGGTGGCCTTATCTGCTATCGGCTTTGCTCTCTCGTTGCCAGCAGGGTTTGTGATTGCCACCTATGCGTGCACCGATAAGCTCATGAATACTTTGTTGCCTATGCCTTCCAAACCTCTTTATCTAGAGTCTGGGACGATGTCGAGTGATGAGGAAGAGTACAAGCGTTATGATGATGAGGTTGACAAAGGgtatgaagaagatgatgatgaagatgttgGTGTTGGAGTAAATGAACTCGAGGAAgataaaagaaaggaacttgaaaAGCGGATTGAATTGACGAAGGAAGATGATAGAGATATAAGGGATGATCGTCGTCTAATGCCCTTTCCTAGAGATGAACAAGATACGCGGATGGGAGTGACCGAGATTGTTGAAGAGGGTGGGTATGAAGAAGATGTTGCCGAGTACATGGATTCCGAAGAACAAATTTTAGATTCAACTGCAATTCCTGCTATAGTGGAAGGGATTAGAGAAGCAGAAGATGATATATCTTTAATGGAGAGGGAAGGGATTGAGATGCCAAAAGATTCTTTGCGCGCATTTTTAGTAGAGGTAGGTGGGAGAAATGAGGACAATGTTGAACAGGTAACGGAAGAATTGGTGTTTGTACCTCCAAGGGATGCGAGGGATGACGATTTGAAGAACAAAGATCTTGCTAATATAGATCAAGATGAACTAAGAAATGAGACCACGGGGCTACTCGAGCGTATAAGAGATGAGGGTTGCAATGAACTTAAACAACAAACTAGTTCGGAAAAGGGAAAATCTAATGAAATTGAGCAAAATGGCGGAATTGAAATAAAGGATATGCGTAAAGAGAGGGGAGACAAAAAACTCTCCGTCATTCCCGAGGAGGTAAAGCCTGTTGCAGGCGTTGTAGGAGGTGAGGGTCAAACAGTTTACGAGAAAAATGAGAAGGGGAATGAGGCTGGAATTTCGCAAGCACAACTTGTAATTGAGAGAACAGTAGTGGTAAATGTGAAACCATCCGGAGACCATACTACCACTGACGTTCACCAAGGAACTGGCTTAGATGAGAAGATAGGTACTCTAATCTTGTCCGAGGTAGATGTGATGGAAGTGGCTGATGAGAGCGGGTTTAATGAGGTTCCAGATCAATTAGTGGACTCTTTCAACAGAG GGGAAGATTTAGCACCAGAAGGTCCCATAGATGTCAGCATTGATTACCATGAGATTCGGATCGAGTCGATGCCCAAGTCTCAGCATGATGAAACCGGGGTGGATCGAGAAAGCACTGCAGACATAGACAAG GATTCTGTGAACGAGGAAAAAATATGGGAGCAAATCCACGCTATAAGAACAATAATTGGGTACAAGACTACTCCACATGCATCATGTGTGGACGAGCTCGAGGCTCTATATGTGTTCACTGGAATAGAGTTACCTGACTCATCTAAGGATGCTGTCGATCTCGGAGATGTCAATGAAAAGCTTCACTTCTTGATGTCTGTTGTTGGTGTCAAGTAG
- the LOC141657700 gene encoding uncharacterized protein LOC141657700, translated as MSINPPSLLSLTLDSAILHLSSFSDLSRLPDHILVDLFRRTLKAGKLNERILKLFIATGQEELLSFIQELNIQPIITPIIPTRCSGRMF; from the exons ATGTCAATTAATCCCCCTTCTTTGCTTTCCCTAACCCTTGATTCCGCTATTCTTCATCTGTCATCTTTTTCTGATCTCTCTCGTCTTCCTGATCATATTCTTGTTGATCTCTTTCGG AGAACGTTGAAAGCTGGAAAACTGAACGAGAGGATCCTAAAATTGTTTATAGCTACTGGCCAAGAAGAACTTCTGTCCTTCATCCAGGAGCTTAACATTCAACCAATAATTACTCCAATTATTCCTACCC GGTGCTCTGGACGAATGTTCTGA
- the LOC141657699 gene encoding putative UDP-arabinopyranose mutase 5, protein MAQFHIKDDEVDIVIGALQSDLTSFMNAWKSIFSRYHLIIVKDPDLKGDIKIPEGFTNVEVITKADIDKAVGSSLTSKLFSGYSCRYYGYLVSKKKYVISIDDDCIPAKDNNGDQVDAVAQHLINLGSPSTPHFFNTLYDPYRKGADFVRGYPFSMREGVPCALSCGLWLNLADLDAPTQALKPEQRNTRYVDAVLTVPAKAMMPLSGVNIGFNRELMGPALFPGLKLAKEGKFRWETMEDVFSGMCAKVVCDHLKIGVKTGLPYVWREERGDAIQSLKKEWEGLKLMEDAVPFFESIKLPAEAVRAEECVLEMAKLIKEKFGADKNSLYAQAADAMIEWVKLWKK, encoded by the coding sequence ATGGCCCAATTTCACATCAAAGATGATGAGGTGGACATTGTTATTGGTGCATTGCAGTCTGATCTCACATCCTTTATGAATGCATGGAAATCTATATTCTCTCGGTATCACTTAATCATAGTCAAAGACCCTGACCTAAAGGGTGATATAAAGATTCCAGAGGGTTTTACTAATGTAGAAGTTATCACCAAGGCTGATATAGACAAGGCTGTCGGTTCTTCATTGACGTCCAAGCTCTTCTCTGGCTATTCATGCCGCTACTATGGTTATCTAGTCTCTAAAAAGAAATATGTCATCTCCATTGATGATGATTGCATCCCAGCCAAAGACAATAATGGTGACCAAGTCGACGCTGTGGCCCAGCATCTCATCAACCTTGGCAGTCCCTCCACTCCTCACTTTTTCAACACTCTTTATGACCCATATCGTAAAGGGGCAGACTTTGTCCGTGGATACCCATTTAGTATGCGTGAAGGGGTGCCTTGTGCTCTCTCATGTGGACTTTGGCTCAATTTAGCAGACTTGGATGCACCAACTCAAGCTCTGAAGCCCGAGCAAAGAAACACAAGATACGTGGACGCTGTCCTTACTGTTCCGGCCAAGGCCATGATGCCTCTTAGTGGAGTCAACATTGGGTTCAACCGTGAGTTAATGGGTCCCGCCTTATTCCCCGGATTGAAACTAGCCAAAGAAGGAAAGTTCCGGTGGGAAACCATGGAAGATGTGTTCTCTGGAATGTGTGCCAAGGTCGTGTGCGACCACTTGAAGATCGGTGTGAAAACTGGGTTGCCTTATGTTTGGAGGGAAGAAAGAGGGGATGCAATTCAAAGCTTGAAGAAAGAGTGGGAAGGCCTCAAGCTGATGGAAGATGCAGTTCCCTTTTTCGAATCCATTAAATTGCCAGCTGAAGCCGTCAGAGCCGAGGAATGTGTGTTGGAGATGGCGAAATTGATCAAGGAAAAGTTTGGAGCTGATAAAAATTCTCTGTATGCTCAAGCTGCTGATGCCATGATAGAGTGGGTTAAGCTATGGAAGAAATGA
- the LOC141657697 gene encoding uncharacterized protein LOC141657697: MATQTFSSIVSKVAIRRTTVNPVSAVTRRYAQSGSGSHTHQDAANTAKRGIDEAMRTGENLKNKAASTTEDIASNTKETAQSIAEKAKQAAQGAWESAKETAQKTKETVLGKADEAKETVKETANRNINTQNKPK, encoded by the exons atggCAACCCAAACATTTTCCTCTATCGTCTCAAAAGTCGCTATTAGACGCACCACCGTCAATCCCGTCTCGGCTGTTACCCGTCGATATGCCCAATCG ggatCGGGATCTCACACACATCAAGATGCAGCAAACACGGCCAAGAGAGGAATCGATGAGGCAATGAGAACTGGAGAGAATCTAAAAAATAAAGCCGCTTCCACCACTGAGGAT ATAGCATCAAATACAAAGGAAACAGCACAAAGCATAGCCGAGAAAGCAAAACAAGCAGCACAAGGAGCATGGGAGTCGGCCAAGGAAACCGCCCAAAAGACCAAGGAGACTGTTCTCGGCAAGGCCGATGAGGCTAAGGAAACCGTCAAGGAAACCGCTAACCGTAACATTAACACCCAAAACAAACCTAAGTAA